In Oscillatoria acuminata PCC 6304, a single window of DNA contains:
- the hpsJ-B gene encoding hormogonium polysaccharide biosynthesis protein HpsJ — MNQESVASMSLKVIGVILIVSSLLDYVLLAIPFQPGSREWQIAYAAQIVERGIIPLVGIAFLVTGFWMDRAQGSGAVNRNPIQDLRFWAFVLSTILGVVFLVVFPLHLNNVRLQRTDALQQIREQASQTEGQVLSQLDNENVESEIQQRRSAIGEQIRQLISNPDQLNEALQSPDVPQQEKELLEQFQQNPQALDQFLNQQFSTDNLRTQQLTQIRSRQQELENQTKTRLTKLAVQTGISSLLLSVAYSIIGWTGLKSMGSVGGGRRKSMGR, encoded by the coding sequence ATGAATCAAGAGTCTGTAGCTTCAATGTCCCTCAAAGTAATCGGGGTGATTTTAATCGTATCATCACTGTTGGATTATGTACTTTTAGCCATTCCCTTTCAGCCCGGATCGAGAGAATGGCAAATTGCCTATGCAGCTCAAATTGTAGAACGAGGAATTATTCCCTTAGTAGGGATAGCTTTTTTAGTGACCGGGTTTTGGATGGATCGGGCTCAAGGATCCGGTGCCGTTAACCGCAACCCGATCCAAGATTTGAGATTTTGGGCTTTTGTGTTGTCTACAATTCTGGGAGTGGTGTTTTTAGTCGTATTTCCCCTGCATTTGAATAACGTGCGCCTGCAACGAACTGATGCTTTGCAGCAGATCAGAGAACAAGCCAGCCAGACCGAAGGTCAAGTATTAAGCCAACTGGATAACGAGAATGTGGAGAGCGAAATTCAACAACGCCGGAGCGCGATCGGGGAACAAATTCGGCAATTGATCTCGAATCCAGACCAACTGAACGAAGCATTACAAAGTCCTGACGTACCGCAACAAGAGAAGGAATTACTAGAACAATTTCAGCAGAATCCTCAAGCCCTGGATCAGTTTCTTAACCAACAATTCAGTACGGATAATCTTCGGACTCAACAACTTACCCAGATTCGCTCTCGTCAGCAAGAACTGGAAAATCAGACCAAAACTCGACTTACCAAGTTAGCTGTGCAAACGGGGATTAGCAGTTTGTTGTTATCTGTGGCTTACAGCATTATTGGCTGGACTGGGTTAAAAAGTATGGGGAGTGTTGGGGGAGGACGACGTAAATCGATGGGGCGTTAG